The following coding sequences lie in one Synechococcus sp. CC9902 genomic window:
- the bcp gene encoding thioredoxin-dependent thiol peroxidase encodes MALQVGDPAPDFTLPNQDGESVQLSSLKGKRVILYFYPKDDTPGCTKEACNFRDRWGRFEEHNIKVFGISKDNAASHTKFISKHSLPFTLLTDEEPCAVASLYNSYGLKKFMGREYMGMMRHTVVIDAEGRIERLYLKVKAATMADTLLSDLGLD; translated from the coding sequence GTGGCCCTACAAGTTGGAGATCCCGCTCCAGATTTCACACTTCCCAATCAAGACGGTGAATCTGTTCAACTCTCCTCGCTGAAAGGTAAACGGGTGATTCTTTATTTCTATCCAAAAGACGACACCCCAGGCTGCACGAAAGAAGCCTGCAATTTCAGGGACCGCTGGGGGCGCTTCGAAGAGCACAACATCAAGGTGTTCGGCATCAGCAAAGACAACGCTGCATCCCACACCAAATTCATCAGCAAGCACTCGCTCCCATTCACGCTCCTGACAGACGAAGAACCCTGCGCGGTGGCAAGCCTCTACAACAGTTATGGCCTCAAAAAGTTCATGGGCCGGGAATATATGGGAATGATGCGTCACACCGTTGTAATCGATGCCGAAGGACGCATCGAGCGCCTTTATCTCAAGGTGAAGGCAGCCACAATGGCCGACACTCTTCTGAGCGACCTCGGACTCGATTAA
- a CDS encoding phosphoadenylyl-sulfate reductase produces the protein MTEGPDGMVRTSAEVEAAQQADLRSELLQQNRLALDGLAPQERLAWAHQTFGEQFALTTSFGIQSSVLLHMLSQLPGGHAVPVIWVDTGYLPAETYAYVEQLMGLVDIRLVVAQSVMSPARMEALHGRLWETGAVADMELYHRIRKVDPLEESLDQLDIKCWASGVRRGQTDHRRSMTSLDPIRDRLSLRPVLDWTKKDVFYYMNDNDLPQHPLFEQGYSTVGDWHSSGPDGGDLNGRDTRFGGLKQECGIHLPQEEVEGLLGEGI, from the coding sequence ATGACGGAGGGTCCTGACGGAATGGTGCGCACGTCGGCAGAGGTCGAGGCGGCCCAGCAGGCTGATCTGCGGTCTGAATTGCTGCAGCAGAACCGTTTGGCATTGGACGGTCTTGCTCCTCAGGAACGCTTGGCCTGGGCACATCAAACATTTGGTGAGCAGTTTGCGCTCACCACCAGCTTCGGCATCCAATCATCGGTGCTCTTGCACATGTTGAGCCAGTTGCCCGGGGGGCATGCGGTCCCGGTGATTTGGGTCGACACCGGTTACCTCCCTGCTGAGACGTATGCCTACGTTGAGCAGCTCATGGGGTTGGTCGATATCCGTCTCGTTGTGGCACAGAGTGTGATGTCTCCAGCACGGATGGAAGCCCTACATGGTCGCCTCTGGGAAACGGGTGCGGTGGCTGATATGGAGCTCTATCACCGGATTCGCAAAGTGGATCCGTTGGAAGAATCGTTGGACCAGCTGGATATCAAGTGTTGGGCCAGTGGGGTTAGGCGTGGCCAGACCGACCATCGCCGCTCGATGACGTCGCTGGATCCAATTCGGGACAGGCTCTCACTCAGACCAGTCTTGGATTGGACCAAAAAGGATGTTTTCTATTACATGAACGACAACGACTTACCGCAACATCCTTTATTCGAACAGGGCTATTCCACCGTGGGGGATTGGCATTCCAGTGGTCCGGATGGTGGGGATCTCAACGGCCGGGATACGCGTTTTGGTGGTTTAAAGCAGGAATGTGGCATTCACCTGCCTCAGGAGGAGGTGGAAGGACTTTTGGGAGAAGGCATCTGA
- the hflX gene encoding GTPase HflX has protein sequence MKQAHLGGRTKGLRRSQERQLDRLSQRRHPEDGLELLTLERLSELVLELKTPLHLIIDGRGLCRLLWLGPLSGSDSPLNHLPQAPRRQSGGWRLVSCPFCRDGLNSDPADAVVALDIGPRQWLRFAPKPGADGIRTAELLYPDSNESDGWFHQESGDLRDLCERELEDERSQPIAEAAKGMERVLLLTLIGHDSCESERELAELEGLVRSAGGQPVAVMSQKSGSTNPQTLWGKGKLQEAALEVRRNGASLVITDRELTPVQARNIERLVNCPVSDRSELILDIFAQRAGSAAGRLQVELAQLRYRLPRLLGRGQSMSRQGGGIGTRGPGETQLEKDRRAISRRIERLLRDQQQLQAHRSRLRDQRRGLPRVALVGYTNAGKSSLLNALCGQRESDRVLAENKLFATLDPTTRKLDLPRPGERPQRMLLTDTVGFIRDLPKPLVEAFRATLEEALDADLLLIVVDLADPDWVGQLSTVHRLLDSLGSSALRRVVANQIDRCELEAIHSIRDQEPDALFLSAVRGDGLQGLQDWLRSQFFDSDAESSAMTTSDLAQ, from the coding sequence TTGAAACAAGCCCATCTCGGTGGCCGCACCAAAGGCCTGCGTCGCAGCCAAGAGCGTCAGCTCGATCGCCTCAGTCAACGCCGCCATCCAGAGGACGGGCTTGAGCTGCTCACCCTGGAGCGCCTGAGTGAGCTTGTGTTGGAACTCAAAACCCCACTGCACCTGATCATTGATGGACGGGGCCTGTGCCGACTGCTTTGGCTCGGCCCCCTCTCAGGCAGCGACTCCCCCCTGAACCATCTGCCCCAGGCGCCCCGTCGCCAAAGCGGCGGCTGGCGACTGGTGAGCTGCCCTTTTTGCAGAGACGGCTTGAATTCAGACCCAGCCGATGCCGTTGTGGCTTTGGACATCGGCCCACGGCAGTGGTTGCGCTTTGCCCCAAAACCAGGCGCTGATGGGATCCGAACGGCCGAACTTCTTTACCCCGATTCCAATGAATCGGATGGCTGGTTCCACCAAGAATCAGGAGACCTGCGGGACCTCTGCGAACGCGAGTTAGAAGACGAGCGCTCCCAACCCATCGCCGAGGCAGCCAAGGGTATGGAGCGAGTGCTCTTACTCACGCTGATCGGCCACGATTCATGTGAAAGCGAACGTGAACTCGCGGAACTGGAAGGGCTCGTTCGCAGTGCAGGCGGTCAACCTGTCGCTGTGATGAGCCAAAAAAGCGGCAGCACGAATCCCCAAACCCTCTGGGGGAAAGGAAAACTCCAAGAGGCTGCCCTAGAAGTTCGGCGAAACGGTGCTTCGCTCGTGATCACCGATCGCGAGCTCACCCCGGTTCAAGCGCGCAACATCGAGCGCCTCGTGAACTGCCCGGTTTCAGACCGCAGCGAGCTCATCCTCGACATCTTTGCCCAGAGGGCAGGCAGTGCTGCGGGGCGTCTGCAGGTGGAACTTGCCCAATTGCGCTATCGACTCCCAAGGCTCTTAGGCCGAGGCCAAAGCATGTCGCGCCAAGGGGGCGGTATTGGCACCCGAGGGCCTGGTGAAACCCAGCTGGAAAAAGACCGTCGAGCGATCAGTCGAAGAATTGAACGTCTTCTGCGGGATCAACAACAATTGCAAGCCCATCGCAGCCGCCTCCGCGATCAACGTCGTGGCCTGCCACGGGTTGCCTTGGTTGGTTACACCAACGCCGGAAAGTCCAGTTTGCTCAATGCCCTCTGCGGACAACGGGAAAGCGATCGCGTCTTGGCCGAAAACAAATTGTTCGCGACGCTCGATCCCACGACTCGAAAGCTCGATCTGCCACGCCCTGGAGAACGGCCCCAGCGCATGTTGCTCACCGACACGGTGGGATTCATTCGCGACCTTCCCAAACCTTTGGTGGAAGCCTTTCGCGCCACCCTCGAAGAAGCCCTGGATGCGGATTTACTGCTAATCGTGGTTGATCTTGCTGATCCAGACTGGGTTGGTCAGCTCAGCACCGTGCATCGCTTGCTTGATTCCTTGGGGAGTTCGGCTCTTCGTCGCGTGGTGGCCAATCAAATCGACCGCTGTGAGCTCGAAGCGATTCACTCCATTCGCGACCAGGAACCCGATGCACTGTTTCTCTCTGCTGTCCGGGGAGATGGCCTACAGGGCCTTCAAGACTGGCTGCGCAGTCAATTCTTTGATTCCGATGCAGAATCCTCAGCGATGACGACAAGCGATCTGGCGCAATGA
- a CDS encoding TrkH family potassium uptake protein produces the protein MPIRKAIERSQSWRLRLTVPQFTVVTGLLVVFLGTLLLATPLCSNSSVGLWEALFTATSAITVTGLSIIDIGVDLTAFGQAVLALMILTGGLGLMAITTFLQGFVMHGTALRRRLDRGQTLDEFGVGGVGSTFRAIIITALVVILLGALVLYNYGFDDIPNRGERLWAAVFHSISAYNNAGFGLWSDSLERYHANPVVNGVVMVLIITGGLGWRVTSDLATQALRRGRSRRRLSLHSRLVLRTSFLLIGFGALGLAMTEWLNKGGVFIEMTWSERWMTALFESVTARTAGFTTIPLSLENITESGLLLLMTLMFIGASPGGTGGGIKTTTVAALMAATRSTLRGRDAVVIRNREIADKVVLRAVGITVASLLFVLGMALLISIGSNLNGEDPFTFLEMLFTCISAFATVGLDLGVTAELSRFGQGVLLVGMFVGRLGILLLLSAIWEAATREQIHIQRQNRVGYPREDLYV, from the coding sequence TTGCCAATCCGAAAGGCTATTGAGCGAAGCCAGAGCTGGCGCCTTCGCCTCACCGTGCCGCAATTCACAGTGGTGACCGGGTTGCTGGTGGTGTTTCTCGGCACACTGCTGCTCGCCACACCGCTGTGTTCCAACAGCAGCGTTGGGCTTTGGGAAGCGCTGTTCACAGCAACATCGGCCATCACCGTCACCGGACTCTCGATCATCGATATCGGTGTTGACCTCACCGCCTTTGGCCAGGCGGTTTTGGCGCTGATGATCCTGACGGGGGGACTTGGATTGATGGCCATCACCACCTTCCTTCAGGGTTTTGTGATGCATGGCACAGCCCTACGCCGCCGCTTGGACCGAGGTCAAACCCTGGACGAATTTGGCGTGGGAGGAGTCGGAAGCACCTTTCGCGCCATCATCATTACCGCCCTGGTGGTGATTTTGTTGGGCGCTTTGGTGCTCTACAACTACGGATTCGACGACATTCCCAATCGTGGGGAACGGTTGTGGGCAGCGGTGTTCCACAGCATCTCTGCCTACAACAATGCTGGATTTGGACTCTGGTCGGACAGTCTGGAGCGTTACCACGCCAATCCCGTTGTGAATGGCGTGGTCATGGTGCTCATCATCACGGGAGGCCTGGGTTGGAGAGTCACCAGTGACCTCGCCACCCAGGCGTTGCGCCGTGGTCGCAGCCGCCGACGCCTCAGCCTGCATTCCCGACTGGTGTTGCGCACCTCTTTTCTTCTCATTGGGTTTGGGGCCCTGGGCCTAGCCATGACCGAGTGGCTGAACAAAGGCGGGGTGTTCATTGAAATGACATGGTCGGAACGCTGGATGACAGCACTCTTTGAGTCCGTTACGGCCCGCACGGCTGGCTTCACCACCATTCCGCTTTCTTTGGAGAACATCACCGAATCCGGCTTGTTGCTGCTGATGACCTTGATGTTCATTGGCGCCAGTCCTGGCGGCACGGGCGGTGGCATTAAAACCACAACGGTGGCAGCGCTCATGGCCGCCACCCGCTCCACCCTGCGAGGACGGGACGCGGTGGTGATTCGCAACCGCGAGATTGCAGACAAAGTGGTGCTGCGCGCAGTTGGCATCACCGTTGCGTCGCTGCTGTTCGTACTAGGGATGGCACTACTAATCAGTATTGGCAGCAACCTCAATGGCGAAGACCCATTCACATTTTTGGAGATGCTGTTCACCTGCATCTCGGCGTTCGCAACGGTGGGCCTTGATCTAGGGGTCACCGCAGAACTCAGTCGATTTGGCCAAGGCGTGCTCCTCGTGGGCATGTTTGTGGGACGTCTCGGCATCCTGTTGCTGCTCAGCGCAATCTGGGAAGCTGCAACGCGGGAGCAAATCCACATCCAACGCCAGAATCGGGTTGGTTACCCCCGCGAAGACCTTTATGTCTGA
- a CDS encoding type III pantothenate kinase: MTPQHCKQVLLIGNSRWHWGERDAFGMRFHHGLPDLARLDGELGGWAAVGAVPAQLMSAALERRITLSDVPLKGCPPWLGVDRAIGAWAGWTRSLDLSLDLSSGLLLVDAGTVLSITVLSPDGEFVGGQLIPGYRLQLLAMTQGTEALPEMVFAAPGQERFPKDTVAAMRRGVLQSMVSLVQEAQRACGGRLWLCGGDAELLATELRSSSPQLQLDPELQLRGLFDLLDASG, from the coding sequence TTGACACCCCAACACTGCAAGCAGGTGTTACTGATCGGCAACAGCCGATGGCACTGGGGAGAACGGGATGCTTTCGGTATGCGCTTCCACCATGGTTTGCCAGATCTGGCTCGTCTTGACGGGGAACTGGGGGGATGGGCGGCAGTCGGAGCTGTTCCAGCGCAGTTGATGTCAGCGGCATTGGAACGGCGCATCACGCTTTCGGATGTTCCCTTAAAGGGTTGTCCTCCTTGGTTGGGAGTGGATCGGGCGATTGGTGCATGGGCTGGATGGACCCGCAGTTTGGACTTGTCGTTGGATCTCAGTTCCGGACTGCTGCTGGTGGATGCCGGCACGGTGTTGAGCATCACGGTGCTCTCGCCAGATGGAGAGTTTGTCGGTGGTCAGCTCATCCCTGGCTACAGGCTTCAGCTGCTGGCGATGACGCAAGGGACAGAGGCTTTGCCTGAGATGGTTTTTGCCGCCCCTGGGCAAGAACGCTTTCCAAAAGACACCGTGGCAGCGATGCGTCGTGGCGTCCTTCAGTCGATGGTCAGCCTGGTTCAGGAGGCGCAGAGGGCCTGCGGTGGAAGGCTTTGGCTCTGTGGCGGCGATGCGGAGCTACTCGCCACAGAACTGCGGAGCTCGTCTCCACAACTGCAACTGGATCCGGAGTTGCAGTTGCGGGGCTTGTTCGACTTACTAGACGCGTCGGGTTAA
- a CDS encoding potassium channel family protein, with protein sequence MNEWWHWSPLQGSERLGFAIIGVGRFGIAVCRELLQNGADVLAVDRSARAIEELRQVEPSVEARVVDCTDEESLREAGVLDMGTVVVAISEPIEASITATLIAKDSEGSQVKQVIARATSDLHEKMLKRVGADRVIFPSRMQGERLGLELVRPNLMERLALDEQHCIEEIKVPELFVGRSLRDLNLRKNFRVNVLAAGPQSSLTVNPPASHVLELGHLLVVMGLIDDLQRLPKM encoded by the coding sequence ATGAATGAGTGGTGGCATTGGAGCCCGTTACAAGGCAGTGAACGCCTTGGCTTCGCAATCATTGGCGTGGGACGTTTTGGCATCGCGGTCTGCAGAGAATTGCTGCAAAACGGTGCGGACGTTCTGGCCGTGGATCGATCTGCTCGGGCCATTGAGGAGCTGCGACAGGTGGAGCCCAGCGTGGAAGCCCGGGTAGTCGATTGCACCGACGAAGAATCCCTACGGGAGGCCGGGGTGCTGGATATGGGAACCGTTGTCGTGGCGATCAGCGAACCGATTGAAGCCAGCATCACCGCAACGTTGATTGCGAAAGACAGTGAAGGGAGTCAGGTCAAGCAAGTGATCGCTCGGGCTACCAGTGATCTGCACGAAAAAATGCTGAAACGGGTTGGTGCCGATCGCGTGATCTTCCCCTCAAGAATGCAAGGGGAACGACTGGGACTGGAACTCGTCCGCCCCAACCTGATGGAGCGACTCGCCCTGGACGAGCAGCACTGCATCGAAGAAATCAAAGTTCCGGAACTGTTCGTTGGGCGCTCCCTGCGGGACCTCAACCTTCGTAAAAACTTCCGGGTGAATGTTTTGGCTGCTGGCCCTCAGAGCAGCCTCACGGTGAATCCACCGGCGTCCCATGTGCTCGAACTCGGGCATTTGCTCGTTGTGATGGGCCTGATCGACGACCTTCAGCGCCTTCCAAAGATGTAA
- a CDS encoding protein phosphatase — protein sequence MAIFLLTASFLNDIPYLSSVFTRLAAGILAGASLAALAAPAEAGTSRPVRWNTGGAVWTTTSSEFKTFFETGEVTDRALDAGINNSGWTAEEIQEGMTKSYSVDIIGVSRFLNSDDGVKFLKDQTASYFPYWRMKKTAVVALRSAIIADSIDGEISSASIMAALPVDFRLADTCGTYTGAQNVCAPDKCEGDAQCTSLLSWYVFLPACVQANSQLPEAPVRTVAPAPARPLW from the coding sequence TTGGCGATTTTTCTCTTGACGGCTAGTTTTTTAAATGACATCCCCTATTTGTCGTCCGTGTTTACTCGTCTCGCCGCCGGCATCCTTGCTGGCGCATCCCTGGCCGCTCTGGCTGCACCCGCTGAAGCCGGCACTAGCCGCCCTGTGCGTTGGAACACCGGTGGTGCTGTTTGGACCACCACCTCCAGCGAATTCAAGACTTTCTTCGAAACCGGTGAGGTCACCGACCGCGCTCTTGATGCCGGCATCAACAACTCTGGTTGGACTGCCGAAGAAATTCAAGAAGGCATGACCAAGAGCTACAGCGTCGACATCATCGGCGTATCCCGCTTCTTGAACTCCGATGACGGTGTCAAGTTCCTCAAGGACCAAACCGCGTCTTACTTCCCCTACTGGCGCATGAAGAAGACCGCCGTTGTGGCTCTTCGTTCCGCGATCATTGCCGACTCCATCGACGGCGAGATCTCTTCAGCCAGCATCATGGCTGCTCTGCCTGTCGACTTCCGTCTGGCTGACACCTGTGGTACTTACACCGGTGCCCAGAACGTCTGTGCTCCCGACAAGTGCGAAGGCGACGCCCAGTGCACCTCCTTGCTCTCTTGGTACGTGTTCCTCCCCGCTTGTGTCCAGGCCAATTCACAGCTGCCTGAAGCTCCGGTTCGCACCGTGGCTCCTGCTCCTGCACGCCCCCTCTGGTGA
- a CDS encoding SLC13 family permease, translating into MTELISALQTPHALITLSVLGLAVILFITGALAPELTGLLSLGLLLACGVLSPQEALAGFGSPALITLLGLFPVSAALFKSGALDRLRGLIASERIRSPRRLIALMAFVIAPVSGVVPNTPVVASLLPLVENWCHRHGISPSRVLLPLSFSTVLGGTLTLLGSSVNLLVSDISQQLGYGSFELFTFTLISLPIWLVGALYLVLAPRSLLPDRGNDLDDLSPQRSGYCTEVTIPDTSELVGRSLLNSRLQRRFDVDVLEIQRGGERLLPPLADRRLEAGDHLLLRVTRDDLLRLQQDHTVQLTTQGQNAGSSLNTSQVSGQKTVEVLLPAGSTLAGASLRELRFRQRHNATVLALRRGQETVQERLGQVVLREGDVLLLQAPFDSIRGLQASNDLLVLDRLEDDLPTVGRKPVAVSIAIAMLLLPTITPIPLVAAVLLAMVSVVATGCLRLGELQRSIRLDVILLLGSLTSFSVALQTTGLADALAAGVQQWLNGWPTYYALVAIFLGTTLLTQVMSNAASVALLAPVAVQLAPALGLSPFALLITVLFGASQSFLTPVGYQTNLMVFGPGRYRFLDVTRYGLGLTLIMTALIPALILWHYG; encoded by the coding sequence ATGACGGAGTTGATCAGCGCGCTTCAGACACCGCACGCTTTGATCACCTTGTCGGTCCTCGGACTCGCAGTGATTCTGTTCATCACTGGAGCTTTGGCTCCAGAGTTGACCGGATTGCTAAGCCTGGGACTGTTACTGGCCTGTGGGGTCCTCAGTCCCCAAGAAGCCCTTGCTGGATTTGGGAGTCCGGCCTTGATCACGCTGCTCGGACTCTTCCCCGTTTCAGCTGCACTGTTCAAAAGTGGAGCCCTCGATCGATTGCGAGGCTTAATTGCTTCAGAGCGAATCCGGTCCCCAAGGCGACTGATCGCGCTGATGGCCTTTGTGATTGCACCCGTTTCCGGGGTCGTCCCCAATACACCCGTGGTGGCGTCCTTGCTTCCGTTGGTTGAGAACTGGTGCCATCGCCATGGGATTTCGCCATCAAGGGTGCTACTTCCCTTGTCGTTTTCCACGGTGCTAGGGGGAACGCTCACGCTGTTGGGCAGCTCCGTGAACCTGCTGGTGAGCGACATCAGTCAGCAACTGGGCTACGGATCATTCGAGTTGTTCACCTTCACGCTGATCAGCCTGCCCATTTGGCTTGTTGGGGCGCTCTATTTGGTTCTGGCGCCCCGTTCCCTACTCCCAGATCGCGGCAATGATCTGGATGATCTGAGCCCCCAACGGAGCGGGTACTGCACCGAGGTCACCATCCCTGACACCTCAGAATTGGTCGGTCGATCACTCTTGAATAGTCGGCTCCAACGCCGGTTTGATGTCGATGTCCTTGAAATCCAACGCGGAGGAGAACGCCTTCTTCCGCCTCTAGCCGATCGTCGCTTGGAAGCAGGCGATCACCTCTTGCTGCGAGTCACCCGAGACGACCTACTGCGACTCCAACAAGACCACACCGTGCAGCTGACAACCCAAGGGCAAAACGCTGGCTCCAGCCTGAATACAAGCCAGGTCAGTGGCCAGAAAACCGTGGAGGTTTTGCTGCCAGCAGGATCTACCCTCGCCGGAGCAAGCCTGCGAGAACTACGGTTTAGGCAACGGCACAACGCCACGGTTTTAGCGCTGCGCCGCGGCCAAGAAACCGTTCAAGAACGGCTGGGTCAAGTGGTGCTCCGTGAAGGCGACGTGTTGCTTCTTCAGGCACCGTTCGATTCGATCCGCGGCCTGCAAGCAAGCAATGACCTACTAGTGCTCGACAGGCTGGAAGACGATCTCCCAACGGTGGGGCGCAAACCCGTGGCCGTCAGTATCGCCATTGCCATGCTGCTGCTGCCCACGATCACCCCCATCCCACTGGTCGCAGCTGTTTTGCTAGCAATGGTGTCGGTGGTGGCGACGGGATGTCTGCGGCTTGGGGAACTCCAACGTTCGATCCGCCTCGATGTGATTTTGCTGCTCGGTTCCCTCACCAGTTTCAGTGTGGCGCTGCAAACCACAGGTCTTGCCGATGCCCTAGCCGCTGGAGTCCAGCAGTGGCTCAACGGCTGGCCCACGTACTACGCCCTCGTGGCGATCTTCCTTGGCACCACCCTTCTAACCCAAGTCATGAGCAATGCCGCTTCGGTGGCACTCTTAGCTCCAGTGGCTGTGCAACTAGCTCCAGCCCTCGGACTCTCCCCTTTCGCCCTCTTGATCACCGTGTTGTTTGGGGCAAGTCAATCGTTCCTCACCCCCGTGGGATATCAAACCAACTTGATGGTGTTCGGCCCAGGCAGGTATCGATTTCTCGATGTCACCCGCTATGGCTTAGGACTGACGCTGATCATGACCGCATTGATCCCTGCGCTGATCCTTTGGCATTACGGCTGA
- a CDS encoding NAD(P)/FAD-dependent oxidoreductase, giving the protein MTSPTSSADAVVIVGGGFGGWFAALAIQKRLPHCRVVLIEPRREFLFQPLLYELLSHELQEWEVAPQYNELVSHHGICWLQDEVISIDRSNHSLQTRSGDCIPWRQLVLATGSQPNDFGIPGVKEHSRGFRNLSDVRELRQRIQDLLHQRRANAALAIVGAGPTGVELSCKLADLLNGSARIHLIEKGDSILPNSSAFNRERATAALERKDVCLHLNANVARVEADRVVFAEGEEIEHQGLIWTAGSQAKVPSVQPLPQLHRGHLAVRADLRLQDSFDVFAIGDTAMNGEDPAPANAQVAMQQGEAVGDAIAALRAGEEPQTFEFKDRGEMLSLGIGDATLTGLGITLAGPLAFQLRRAAYLTRMPGLSVGVRSAGAWLLNR; this is encoded by the coding sequence ATGACATCACCAACTTCTTCGGCGGATGCCGTGGTGATTGTCGGAGGCGGTTTTGGTGGATGGTTTGCGGCTCTCGCAATTCAAAAACGACTGCCTCACTGCCGTGTGGTGCTAATCGAACCCCGCAGAGAGTTTCTGTTTCAACCATTGCTCTATGAACTTCTCAGCCATGAGCTGCAGGAGTGGGAAGTAGCTCCGCAATACAACGAACTCGTGAGTCACCACGGCATTTGTTGGTTGCAAGATGAGGTAATAAGCATCGATCGTTCGAATCACTCCCTACAAACCCGTTCCGGGGATTGCATCCCGTGGAGGCAATTGGTGCTTGCAACGGGATCACAACCCAACGATTTCGGCATTCCCGGGGTGAAGGAACACAGCCGTGGATTCCGCAACCTCAGCGATGTGCGAGAGCTGCGTCAACGCATCCAGGATTTGCTCCACCAGAGACGGGCCAATGCAGCCCTCGCCATTGTTGGGGCAGGCCCCACGGGAGTGGAGCTGTCCTGCAAGCTGGCAGACCTCCTGAACGGCAGCGCCAGAATTCATCTCATTGAAAAGGGAGACAGCATCCTTCCGAATAGCTCGGCTTTTAATCGAGAACGCGCCACTGCTGCCCTGGAGCGGAAAGACGTTTGCCTCCATCTGAATGCAAATGTGGCGAGGGTTGAAGCCGATCGAGTTGTGTTCGCCGAAGGAGAGGAGATTGAGCACCAGGGTTTGATCTGGACGGCAGGCAGTCAGGCCAAAGTGCCCTCTGTTCAGCCCCTCCCCCAATTGCATCGAGGCCACCTAGCCGTTCGCGCTGATCTGCGACTCCAAGACAGTTTTGATGTTTTCGCCATCGGTGATACAGCCATGAACGGCGAAGACCCAGCCCCAGCGAATGCCCAGGTCGCGATGCAGCAAGGGGAAGCCGTGGGTGATGCGATTGCTGCTTTGCGAGCTGGCGAAGAGCCCCAGACCTTTGAATTCAAGGATCGAGGAGAAATGCTCAGCCTCGGCATCGGAGATGCCACCTTGACTGGGCTTGGAATCACCCTTGCAGGCCCGCTCGCCTTTCAACTGCGCAGAGCGGCCTATCTCACACGCATGCCCGGCCTATCAGTTGGTGTTCGCTCCGCCGGTGCCTGGTTGCTGAACCGTTGA